The window aattccctgtcccagaaggctTCCTTCTCTAAAAAGAAGTCCAAGGGAGACATTAACAAGATCCTCTGGGAAGGTTGCAGTTCTAAATTGAATaggcacagttgctctcccctcgcGAAAAATAGGACCAtctcccctttaaaaaatgtgCCCCTTTTAAAGTTAGCAGGGTGGTTGGCAGCATTCTAACCGGCTCAGAACTCTAGAGAGGAGTTGCCGTGGCGCCCAGCTCAAACGCTCACAGGTCTTCCTTTGGCGAGGAAGGCAGCTTGAAGACCTGGATCTTTGCACGCTACGCTCTTGAGCCATACATACTGGTACATGCTACAGTACTTCGCAGATACATGTAAGTATATGCTATTAAGAGCTCCCACCTTCCCAAAGAGTAAGAAGTCCAGTGGTAGCGCTGCACCATTTTCTTTGGCTAAGAAAGCACTTGAGAATTATATTGTCCATGTAATAATGGGTTGTATTTCCAAGACTAAAAGCAGAGCATAGCTGAAGCCATGGACTTCTGTCGCAGACAGTAAAACTGCTGATCCTGCCTCAGATTCCCAAAGAGAACAATTGCTTGGACTCACAGCTTTCCAGGCTGCTTCTGGTCCAGCTAAACCTAAACTACCTCAgattctctctccctgtctctgcaCCTGTGAATTCCCCCACTCTCTTCTGACTGATTTAATCCTCCTCCACcagttgctttaaaaatataGCAACTGAAGGCTGCTGAGAAAAGGCCATTCATTGAGGTCATTTACAGAATCAAAAAATGGGTTCTCCCTGGTTTTGGGAactccaaattttcagttgtgaggaacaaggtaagaggaaatcctaggtagaagtgattgtgtggaagcaaggttgtgggaaacgctacccaggttttcctcctacattgtttccacagaatcacttctacccgggtttccacctaccttgcttaatcacaaaattgggagcacatggtACACACCTGCCAAACCCTGCTACAAcacaggttttggttgtgtgaatgacccagtGACTTTGGTTAGATGTCTGTGAGAGAAAACTGCAGCAAAAGGACCATTCACGGTAATCAAGATAGCCAAgcttgtgtgggtgggtgcagaTGCTGCTCAAAGTATAGAATCCGCTCCTTTTCTGGGCACGTAACCTTTCAACCTAGTATTTGAATCTTGACCTGTTGACCGCTTTCCCAGGAGCCTTTTCTACTTCCTTGTAAAAGGACTGTTGGGAGCTTGGTGGTGGGGCAGTTTAAGTAGCTTCCAGAAGTCTGCATTCAAAGGTGGGGAAACAGTTCCTGACACTTATAATGGAAGAGGCAGCAGACTTCCATTCTTACGTTTGCAGGTGGGATATGTGATGTTCTAGAACAAGGTTCAAAGCTGAACAGGGTCCTAATTGGTGTCACTCCTTGTCCAAACTTTAAAAGATGTACTTACATGTGTATAatggcatatacatatatatgtgtgtgtgtgtgtgttttatcccAGTAAATCTGCAGTTTCCAAGATGGGCGACGTCGTAATGAATACCGTAGCGTCAACTGGTGCagtattaaaaattaagaaatgcctGGCTGAGGTCAGCTTCTTTCAACTCTGTGCCTTTTTCCTGAGCCTTAGTGGGTGGCTTATGTGTATGACATCCGCAATCCTTGTCCAGTGGAGAGTGTGGCACTTTAGTAACCACTATGGTGGAACCAGCATTGCTTGGATTGGGATTTGGGAAATCTGCCGTGTCGATGAAGATCCGTCTATTGATGAGCAAAATCGCATGAACTGTACAGCATTCAGCAATCTACACACcttcctccccagtgagattATAGCTGCCCAGAATCTCATGGTACTCGCTACCATTGCGGGGGCAGTGCAAACAGGCTTTCTCTCTGTGGCCTTCTCAAATATATATAGgaaggaaaaacagagaaaacacGTTGCCAACCTTTTTTTGATTGCAGGCCTTCTAAATTTATCATCGGGAATAGGTGTCTTCATTCCAATTGTTTGGAATATGGTTTCCGTCTTGTCAGAAGTGCCAATTTTCTTCCCTGAATATTTCCATTTACCACATAAACCAGAATACCAGTATGTTGGAGCTGCGCTTCTGGTTGGGCTGATTTCTGCTATTTTCCAGATCTTGAGCGGATGTTTTATTCTGCGCAGTAAGCACTTGGCAGTCAAGAAAATATCAGCAATGGCAACAGAGGCATCTGCAAGGGCAAGTGAAACCACTCTTTGTCAAAAGTGTTCATTGTCCTTAGTGCCTAAAACCCCAAAGCCAGAGGAATCTGCTTCTGTGACCATCGACAGCCCATTGGACGTGCGACGCACTGAAAACCCATCTGTGATTGTCCAGATGGATAACTTCTCTGAAGACGTGACCAATCCCAGAGAGCCTGTTCCATCATTGCCCCAAAGTCACATTATATTGGTGACGCCATACATTGAACCAACAGTTGGTGATGAATCTAAATAATCAGATTCTAAACACACCAGGACATGAACTGTGAACATTTGAAAGTTATTGAAACCTTTGAAAGGGATAGTGGGTCTGTTTATGTTGcaggaatatttatttgtttgtttgtttgtttgtttattgctgtaggggttgtttttatactttggggATAACGTTTGTGCTGTTAACAATAATGGTTGTTTTCATGGTATAGGCTACAATTATCTTTGATAGTTTTGTGTTTCTCATCTTTTATTAAAAAATATCCACCTATTTTAATCACATGGTTGGCTCTGGCTATTTCATTAGTATGAAACAATGTACAATACCTTGATAACTAAAGTGCCACCCGGTCACATCACTGCCCTGCCTGAATACCCAAACCACAAGCaattcagggggtggggagttccaaCTATCATGAAATTACCACTTTAATGATGGAACACCTATGTTGTAAGGTTCTTACTCTAGTGTTTCTGGCTGATCTGCCAATGAAAGCAATTAACTATCCAAAATGATAGAAGGGATGATTAGTTTCTAAAGCTAGAAAAGACAAAGCGAGAgtatatttgtgagaagaaccaTGGACCGATGTTCTCACTAACCATGCAGAAGTGCTGCATGCAAAGtacctgcatgcaaaacacataGATGGAATCTAGAGCCTCACTGATTAGAACCTATAAGTACTTAGGTTTAGTTTTTCATGCAAATGGGACATGGGgaacatgctgcagcaagtgctCAGAGGAGCGCATCTGCTATATTAACCTTTTTCCACACTAAAGGGGGATATTTTATCCCAGAGGcttttaaggtataacatgctaaaatattggcacaaatctgttccacctgtaatttcaaacctatggaagtggtccagtctagattccttcatGCCATATTTCAGGTGCCTAGATGTGTCTCGAATGCCATCCTATACCTTTAAGCATAACCAGAGTGGAGGCCCTGGGATGGCCTGGGCCATttaattgctggttcaaattacaTTTCTGCCATCAGGGCCTTGCCCCCCTGGTACTGAAGGATGAGTTCCACTCTAACTGGTGTAAGAACTTCTATGATAAATTGGGtaaatatggcttctctccacactacttattttcattgggatatgaggctgccaaagaaattattaaacaaataGTGGATATGGAGAAGTAAGTTGATTTAATTTATGTTGCCCCCAGTAGTATTCCAGACGGTTTCCCAAACTACCTTCAGCCAGCTGTGTACTTCACAAATGtgaccactctaaatcagaggagagctttctgACTGGTGCGGTTTAATGCCCTGCTTTCTGCCATTTTGGGTGACAGATTTAAGAAAATACTGCTCAGGAACTGGCTA of the Hemicordylus capensis ecotype Gifberg chromosome 3, rHemCap1.1.pri, whole genome shotgun sequence genome contains:
- the LOC128350857 gene encoding claudin-34-like; this translates as MPEVQPYWTGLTRGARQRVPLPSTICKSAVSKMGDVVMNTVASTGAVLKIKKCLAEVSFFQLCAFFLSLSGWLMCMTSAILVQWRVWHFSNHYGGTSIAWIGIWEICRVDEDPSIDEQNRMNCTAFSNLHTFLPSEIIAAQNLMVLATIAGAVQTGFLSVAFSNIYRKEKQRKHVANLFLIAGLLNLSSGIGVFIPIVWNMVSVLSEVPIFFPEYFHLPHKPEYQYVGAALLVGLISAIFQILSGCFILRSKHLAVKKISAMATEASARASETTLCQKCSLSLVPKTPKPEESASVTIDSPLDVRRTENPSVIVQMDNFSEDVTNPREPVPSLPQSHIILVTPYIEPTVGDESK